The sequence ATGTACCCGGAAGCCAAAATCCCGGTTTTACAACTCAGCATTGATTACACCAAACCGCCTATGTACCATTATGAACTTGCGAAGGAGCTGAATGCCTTAAGGAAAAAAGGGGTGCTCATCATCGGCAGTGGCAATATGGTGCATAACCTGCGAATGGTGGCATGGGATAAAATAAATACACCGGGATTTGGTTTTGACTGGGCCATCCAGATGAATGACACTTTCAAGCAACTGATCAAATCCGGGGACTTCACCCCCCTGATCAATTATGAAAGCCTTGGAATGGAAGCCCGGCTGGCCATTCCGACACCTGAACATTACCTGCCCTTATTGTATACCCTTGGCCTAAAAGCGAAAAATGACCCGGTTTCGTTCTTTAATGATAAAGCGGTAGCAGGTTCTCTAACTATGACCTCTGTTAAGATCGGTTAAGTGCAGGTAAAGCGAAACTAATTCTCCAGGAATCGTCAAATTGGCGTAAATTATTAAATTAAAGCATTATGAAAAACTTAGAGAATAAAGTAGCCATTATTACCGGTGCAGGATCTGGCATTGGCCGGGCGATAGCGATATTGTATGCGGCCGAAGGCGCTAAAATTGTGGCCTCCGATATTGACGAGACCGGTGGCCATGAAACTGTTGACCAAATCACTGCCAAAGGGGGGAATGCTGTCTTCATTAAAGCCGATACCTCTAAACCCGAGGACAGTAAAAAAACAGTGGATCTTGCTGTAAGTACATATGGCGGTTTGCATATTGCTGTCAATAATGCGGGCATAGGTGGACCCATACAATTTGTAGGGGAATATCCCATTGATGGCTGGGACAAAGTGATCAGTATTAATTTATCGGGCGTATTTTATGGCATGCGATACCAGCTTCCAGCCATACTATCATCCGGTGGTGGCAGTATTGTAAATATGGCATCCATCCTCGGTAAAGTTGGAACAAAAGGATCCGCAGCTTATGCAGCAGCAAAGCATGGTGTAATTGGATTGACTGAAGCCGCAGCATTGGAATATGCTAACCAGCAGGTCAGGATCAACGCAATTGGACCTGGGTATATCGTTACGCCGCTGCTGACCAATACATTGGATGACGCCACCATGAAAACATTGGCCGGACTACATCCGATGGGCAGATTGGGAACCGCTATTGAAGTTGCTGAACTGTCCTTATGGCTTAATTCAGATAAAGCGTCTTTTGTTACAGGTTCTTATTATAATGTGGATGGTGGTTACCTCGCACAATAAAATCATTCAACATACAATTATGAAAAAGAACGCAGAAAACCAGGATGCCGGCACGCGCAAAAAAGATGCCCTTCCCGGCAATCCAGAATACCCGGCGAGCGAAGATATCTATAGCCAGGCGAAGAAAGAATCCATAGACAAAGATGGCGAACCTGGTGCGGAAAGCAAAAAAAAGGACCCCTCCCCTGATGAAGAACTCGACATTCCAGGTACAGAACTGGATGATGCAGATGAAAATATCGGGGAAGAAGATGAGGAAAATAATTATTACAGCCTTGGTGGGGACAACCATAGCAACCTTGATGAAAACTAAGCCGGATGCGGACAATCAAAAAAATGCACCAGGCCGTAAATGCACCGATTGCCGACCTGGTAACCTTTCGTGCACTTCCAACGAATACTATAGACCATATTGACCCCTTCCTGTTTTTAAACCACCATGGCTACCAGGTTTACCCAAAAAACAACAGGGGCTTGCCCTTCGGGCCCCATCCGCACAGGGGCTTTGAAACCGTAACTTTTATATTGCAGGGAGACCTTTCGCATACAGATAGTGGTGGCTCTGAAAGTATCATTGAAGCCGGTGGTGTGCAGTGGATGACCGCCGGCAAAGGATTGACACACGCCGAAGTTTCATCACCAGGATTCATGAAGAATGGTGGCCCGTTGGAAATATTGCAACTCTGGGTAAACCTGCCGTCGAATTTAAAAATGACGGACCCCAAATATATTGGCCTGCAAAAGGATCAGATCCCAATTGTCTCAATTGATAATGGCAAAGTAACCCTGCAGGCGATCTCCGGTACCTGGGAAGGTACTAAGGGTGCATTTACTCCCCTGGTGGACATCCAACTCGCCACGGTATTCTTTCAACCGGGTGGAACATATACCGCTTCAATTACAGCAACACGGAATATATTCTTTTATGTGGTTAAGGGACGGGTACTGATGAATGGACAGGAAGCGCAATTCCACCAATTGGTGGAATTCAATCATGATGGGGAAGAGATCAGGATAGATGCACCTGAAGAAAGCATCATCCTTCTCGGGCATGCACTTCCATTCAATGAACCGATCGTTGCCCAGGGGCCGTTTGTGATGAACACGCAGGCTGAGATCCTGCAGGCCTACCAGGATTACAGGAACGGAAAATTCTGAGGCACACACTGCTATTTTAAGTACATTCAAAATTGCATTTCACCATTCATTCGCACCTAACCCATCACTTATGTCCAGGAATTGTTATACCTATTGCTTTGTGGCGATCTGTTTGTTTATTGCTGGCTGTAAAGACAAGTCAAAGAGTAATGAACCACCGGTTGTAACCACCGACAGCCTGGCATTCCCGGCAGTACTGACCCAATTCAAAGCCTATGATAAAAACCCGGTTTTCACAGGGACAGGTGGTGATACCTGGGACCAGCACATCCGTGAAAGAGGCTATATCATTAAGGAAGACAGTATCTACCATATGTGGTACACCGGCTTTCGCGATAAAGGAGATACCGTACTGCACCTCGGTTATGCCACATCGCCGGATGGCTTTACCTGGACCCGCTATGCCGGCAATCCCCTATTGAAAACCGATTGGGTGGAAGACATGACCGTCATTAAAAAAGACAGCACCTACTATATGTTT comes from Flavihumibacter fluvii and encodes:
- a CDS encoding SDR family NAD(P)-dependent oxidoreductase, with the protein product MKNLENKVAIITGAGSGIGRAIAILYAAEGAKIVASDIDETGGHETVDQITAKGGNAVFIKADTSKPEDSKKTVDLAVSTYGGLHIAVNNAGIGGPIQFVGEYPIDGWDKVISINLSGVFYGMRYQLPAILSSGGGSIVNMASILGKVGTKGSAAYAAAKHGVIGLTEAAALEYANQQVRINAIGPGYIVTPLLTNTLDDATMKTLAGLHPMGRLGTAIEVAELSLWLNSDKASFVTGSYYNVDGGYLAQ
- a CDS encoding pirin family protein, which translates into the protein MRTIKKMHQAVNAPIADLVTFRALPTNTIDHIDPFLFLNHHGYQVYPKNNRGLPFGPHPHRGFETVTFILQGDLSHTDSGGSESIIEAGGVQWMTAGKGLTHAEVSSPGFMKNGGPLEILQLWVNLPSNLKMTDPKYIGLQKDQIPIVSIDNGKVTLQAISGTWEGTKGAFTPLVDIQLATVFFQPGGTYTASITATRNIFFYVVKGRVLMNGQEAQFHQLVEFNHDGEEIRIDAPEESIILLGHALPFNEPIVAQGPFVMNTQAEILQAYQDYRNGKF